One genomic region from Granulicatella adiacens ATCC 49175 encodes:
- a CDS encoding heavy metal translocating P-type ATPase, which produces MYLEELACTVPGIEKLHFYKDLKHVGVYFSQGKDQQVQSFLSLIQMEKVIEKQNEVEWLVPSSPYDIISTHLYRRMLSKVLLPTPLRVGWILLKMVKFGKAAFQSICEKKLSMSLLDFVAIATSAAMGDHKTADMIMFLLNLGDDLDDWSQKKSIEELEKNLTNNIYEIWIEKEGERFKKMSNHVEVGDIFVATEGQEIYFDGRVVNGRGYLNESSLTGESFPVAKKQGDMVYANTVVEHGELLVEVTNKQQNLRLQQIVQLIKSSEFHQSKQQKQLMEKADGLVKYNFIGMALTYLFTRSVSKALTFLLVDYSCALKLSSPATYLTAIKAASNQGIVIKGSNSLDEYAQVDTFVFDKTGTLTTGIPKIQRIISYEGYDDAEVLRIAACLEEHIYHPIATAVVKKAEDEGIEHEEMHGKLTHVASKGIVSSIDGKRVVIGSLELLEEEQTFISEQQKKVIEEYSQMFNLLYLSYDGKLIAIFLIDTPLRPEAIELLHELKEKGKQIVLLTGDTQKRTETICSLISFDKVYTQVKPEQKHQVIQQLKDQGHHVLMIGDGINDSAALSLANVGVVMAGASDIARQASDILFLNEQLTGLHVLDTITDQLNHQLDLNLKNTVGINTFLMGLGLIDVLSPSVLAVLHNVTTTFIIGKSLTYI; this is translated from the coding sequence ATGTATTTAGAGGAATTAGCTTGCACAGTTCCTGGTATTGAAAAGTTGCACTTTTATAAAGATTTAAAGCATGTAGGAGTGTATTTTTCTCAAGGGAAAGATCAACAGGTTCAAAGTTTTTTATCTTTGATTCAAATGGAGAAAGTAATTGAAAAACAAAACGAAGTCGAGTGGCTAGTCCCTTCTTCGCCATATGATATTATTTCAACGCATCTCTATAGAAGAATGCTTTCAAAAGTCCTTCTTCCAACACCTCTTCGTGTGGGATGGATACTTCTGAAAATGGTGAAGTTTGGAAAGGCTGCTTTCCAATCAATTTGTGAGAAAAAACTTTCTATGAGTTTACTCGATTTTGTGGCTATAGCGACTTCTGCAGCGATGGGAGACCATAAAACTGCTGATATGATTATGTTCTTATTGAATTTAGGAGACGATTTAGATGACTGGTCCCAAAAGAAATCCATTGAAGAACTTGAAAAGAATTTAACGAATAATATTTACGAGATATGGATTGAAAAAGAGGGCGAGCGCTTCAAGAAAATGAGTAATCATGTTGAAGTAGGAGATATCTTCGTTGCAACAGAAGGTCAAGAAATATACTTTGACGGAAGAGTTGTCAATGGAAGAGGATACTTAAATGAAAGCTCATTAACAGGCGAGTCATTCCCAGTCGCCAAAAAACAAGGGGATATGGTCTACGCTAATACAGTTGTAGAGCATGGCGAACTACTAGTAGAAGTGACGAATAAGCAACAAAACTTACGCTTGCAGCAAATTGTTCAACTTATCAAATCTAGTGAATTCCATCAATCGAAACAACAAAAGCAATTAATGGAAAAAGCGGATGGATTAGTGAAATATAATTTCATAGGGATGGCGTTGACGTATCTATTCACACGCTCAGTCTCTAAAGCACTCACTTTCCTATTAGTAGATTATTCATGTGCGTTAAAATTATCTTCACCAGCTACATATTTAACAGCCATTAAAGCAGCTTCTAATCAGGGGATTGTCATTAAAGGATCTAACTCTTTAGATGAATATGCGCAAGTCGATACTTTTGTTTTTGATAAGACAGGAACATTGACAACTGGTATTCCAAAGATTCAGCGAATTATTTCCTATGAGGGTTATGATGATGCGGAAGTTTTACGAATTGCAGCTTGTTTGGAAGAACATATTTATCATCCAATTGCGACTGCTGTTGTTAAGAAAGCAGAAGATGAGGGAATTGAACATGAAGAAATGCATGGGAAATTAACTCACGTAGCTTCAAAAGGAATTGTATCTTCCATCGACGGAAAAAGAGTGGTCATTGGTAGTCTAGAATTACTAGAAGAAGAACAAACTTTTATTTCGGAACAACAGAAGAAAGTCATAGAAGAATATAGTCAAATGTTTAATTTGCTCTATCTAAGTTACGATGGAAAATTAATTGCTATTTTTCTTATTGATACACCGCTACGCCCAGAGGCTATTGAATTATTGCATGAATTAAAGGAAAAAGGTAAGCAGATAGTTCTTCTTACCGGAGATACACAAAAACGGACGGAAACGATTTGTTCTCTCATTTCTTTTGATAAGGTCTACACTCAAGTAAAACCTGAACAAAAGCATCAAGTTATTCAGCAATTGAAAGATCAAGGCCATCATGTGTTGATGATTGGAGACGGAATTAATGATTCTGCCGCACTTTCTTTAGCAAATGTAGGGGTTGTGATGGCTGGAGCTTCAGATATCGCTCGCCAAGCGAGTGATATATTATTTTTAAATGAACAGTTGACAGGACTACATGTGTTAGATACGATTACGGATCAATTGAATCATCAATTGGATTTGAATTTAAAAAATACAGTAGGAATTAATACTTTCTTGATGGGGTTAGGGCTAATCGATGTG
- a CDS encoding RidA family protein has protein sequence MTKKVIQTEQAPKAIGPYSQGVAYKGETIVVSGQLPIVPETGEFAGSDIVSQTHQSLKNIRAILKEAGVGMDAVVSTTVLLADINDFAQMNGVYGEYFSSPYPARMAFQAAALPKNALVEIQVTAVKA, from the coding sequence ATGACAAAGAAAGTAATTCAAACAGAACAGGCTCCAAAAGCAATCGGGCCTTACTCACAAGGAGTAGCCTATAAAGGAGAAACGATTGTCGTCTCTGGACAGTTGCCAATCGTTCCTGAAACAGGGGAATTCGCAGGAAGTGATATTGTGAGCCAAACGCATCAATCATTGAAAAATATCCGTGCGATTTTAAAAGAAGCAGGGGTAGGAATGGATGCGGTCGTATCGACAACGGTGCTACTAGCGGATATCAACGACTTTGCACAAATGAATGGAGTGTATGGAGAGTATTTTTCTTCTCCTTATCCAGCACGGATGGCATTTCAAGCAGCGGCCCTACCTAAAAATGCCCTAGTGGAAATCCAAGTGACGGCTGTAAAAGCATAA
- a CDS encoding MalY/PatB family protein, with the protein MRMKYDFTTEFDRHGMDALAVDGLGLIPGKSPDRPKKGFDVIPMWIADMSFPTVPTVISAMQKRLEHPIFGYFIPSKVYYESIIQWHARHHQVTGLTRKHIGHENGVLGGVVSTLTSYAAPGDAVLVHSPTYVGFTQSLNDNGLKAVHSPLVKDEKGVYRMDFEDMEQKIKAHKIHVAIFCSPHNPSGRVWEKEEIERAMEIYRKYDVIVVSDEIWSDIIFKGHKHIPTQSISEDAKNRTVAMYAPSKTFNLAGLVGSYHVIYNDALRDRVESKGMKPHYNAMNVMSMHALIGAYQEEGYEWLEELREVIEKNADYACDFIHRELDGVEVTKPEGTYMLFIDCSPFLKKHNLTLEQLEKRGWDVGVAWQDGKMFFGEGCIRINLALPYARLVEAFDRMKTYVFVDTVPPLD; encoded by the coding sequence ATGCGGATGAAATATGATTTTACGACAGAATTTGATCGACATGGAATGGACGCTCTGGCGGTGGATGGGCTAGGGTTGATTCCAGGAAAGTCGCCAGATAGACCGAAGAAAGGTTTCGATGTGATTCCGATGTGGATTGCGGACATGAGTTTCCCAACCGTGCCAACGGTGATTTCGGCGATGCAAAAACGATTGGAACATCCGATTTTCGGGTACTTTATACCTTCTAAAGTGTACTACGAAAGCATTATTCAGTGGCATGCGCGCCACCATCAAGTGACAGGATTAACGCGTAAACATATTGGTCATGAAAATGGCGTGCTTGGAGGAGTCGTATCGACTTTAACATCGTACGCTGCGCCTGGGGATGCTGTGTTAGTGCATAGTCCAACCTATGTCGGCTTTACGCAGTCGTTAAATGATAATGGCTTGAAGGCTGTGCATAGCCCGCTTGTGAAAGACGAAAAGGGCGTTTACCGTATGGACTTTGAGGATATGGAACAAAAAATCAAAGCACATAAGATTCATGTGGCGATTTTCTGTTCTCCGCATAACCCAAGTGGTCGTGTATGGGAGAAAGAAGAAATTGAACGCGCGATGGAGATTTACCGCAAGTACGATGTGATTGTCGTGTCGGATGAAATTTGGTCCGATATTATTTTTAAAGGCCACAAACATATTCCAACACAATCGATTTCAGAAGATGCGAAGAATCGCACCGTGGCCATGTATGCGCCAAGTAAGACGTTTAACCTGGCAGGACTCGTGGGAAGTTATCATGTGATTTACAATGATGCTTTAAGAGACCGTGTCGAGTCAAAAGGGATGAAGCCGCATTATAACGCGATGAATGTGATGTCAATGCATGCTTTAATCGGGGCGTATCAAGAAGAAGGATATGAGTGGCTGGAAGAGTTGCGTGAAGTGATCGAGAAGAATGCGGACTACGCGTGCGACTTTATTCACCGTGAATTGGACGGCGTAGAAGTCACAAAACCTGAAGGCACGTATATGCTTTTTATCGACTGTTCACCGTTCTTAAAAAAACACAATCTGACGCTGGAGCAGCTCGAAAAACGTGGCTGGGATGTCGGCGTGGCTTGGCAAGATGGCAAGATGTTCTTCGGCGAAGGCTGTATCCGTATCAACCTCGCATTGCCGTATGCGCGTCTTGTAGAAGCGTTTGACCGTATGAAAACATATGTATTCGTGGACACTGTGCCACCATTAGACTAG
- a CDS encoding DUF4336 domain-containing protein, with protein sequence MTCSVKVYEPLYTLKAIGEDIWIVDGNIVEMHFKLTQVPFSTRMTVVRLSNRDLWIHSPIHLTQELKSQIEALGNVAHIVAPNKLHYVYMEEWSQTYPTAKVWATKGLEKILEESKGIQTYTVLDKTVAISWQSEIDYLPFEGSTLIEESVFFHQKSRTLILTDLIENIELSEECSCWHRLLFKIGDNTYPNGHTPRDLRMTFLFHKEIARKCYQRIKGWKPLNVLFAHGKCFIGNAEEKLPQAFFWLE encoded by the coding sequence ATGACATGTTCTGTGAAAGTATATGAACCACTATATACATTAAAAGCAATTGGTGAAGATATTTGGATTGTCGATGGAAACATTGTCGAAATGCACTTCAAACTGACTCAAGTGCCCTTTAGCACGCGGATGACAGTGGTACGATTAAGCAATCGCGACTTGTGGATCCATTCTCCGATTCATTTAACACAAGAGTTGAAAAGTCAAATCGAAGCTCTGGGAAATGTGGCACACATAGTAGCTCCCAATAAATTGCATTATGTCTATATGGAAGAGTGGAGCCAAACGTATCCGACTGCAAAAGTGTGGGCAACAAAAGGGCTGGAGAAAATTTTGGAAGAATCAAAGGGTATCCAGACCTACACCGTACTAGATAAAACCGTTGCTATTAGTTGGCAATCAGAAATAGATTATCTCCCGTTTGAAGGAAGTACACTCATCGAGGAGTCTGTATTCTTCCACCAAAAGAGTCGTACATTAATTTTAACAGATTTGATTGAGAATATTGAACTTTCGGAAGAGTGCTCTTGTTGGCACCGTTTATTATTCAAAATAGGAGATAATACTTACCCCAATGGCCATACACCAAGAGATTTAAGAATGACCTTTTTGTTTCACAAAGAAATAGCTAGAAAGTGTTATCAAAGAATCAAAGGTTGGAAGCCATTGAATGTTCTTTTTGCGCATGGGAAGTGCTTTATAGGAAATGCAGAGGAAAAGTTACCTCAAGCATTCTTTTGGTTAGAATAA
- a CDS encoding CBS and ACT domain-containing protein produces MEVKDYMSTNVITVTPETTVMKALDLMKEHDIHRLPVVEDGKLVGLLTEELVAGHSPSMATSLSMHELNYLLNKTTASEIMQKQVLTVKAHTLLEEAASLMRQQKVGVLPVVDARGHVEGIITDKDIFDAFIEISGYNTPGSRLFIEINEDKPGPLEEISDVLRENNVNVSTISVYHRDGKVQVVLHVDSTNPDEVADFIAQKGYRVISAMKK; encoded by the coding sequence ATGGAAGTTAAAGATTATATGTCAACCAACGTCATTACAGTAACGCCTGAAACGACGGTTATGAAAGCTCTAGACTTAATGAAGGAACACGACATTCACCGCTTGCCAGTTGTAGAAGATGGCAAGTTAGTTGGCTTACTCACAGAAGAACTTGTTGCGGGGCATTCACCTTCAATGGCAACAAGCCTATCGATGCATGAGCTGAACTATTTATTGAATAAGACTACAGCAAGCGAAATTATGCAAAAGCAAGTCTTAACCGTGAAGGCTCATACATTATTAGAAGAAGCTGCGTCCCTTATGCGTCAACAAAAGGTCGGCGTACTGCCAGTAGTAGATGCACGTGGCCACGTGGAAGGAATTATTACTGATAAAGATATTTTTGATGCGTTTATCGAAATTTCTGGATACAACACACCGGGTTCTCGTTTATTCATTGAAATCAATGAAGATAAACCAGGTCCTCTGGAAGAAATTTCGGATGTGTTGCGTGAAAACAACGTGAACGTTTCGACGATTTCGGTATATCACCGTGATGGGAAAGTGCAAGTGGTGCTTCATGTGGATTCAACGAATCCGGATGAAGTGGCGGACTTTATCGCGCAAAAAGGCTATCGCGTGATTTCAGCGATGAAGAAATAG
- a CDS encoding NAD(P)/FAD-dependent oxidoreductase: MKVIVIGGGTSGLMASVSAAMHGAEVVLLEKNPTLGKKLLHTGGTRCNVTNRRSPEEIVKHIPGNGRFLYSAFSQFDNQDIIQFFESRGVRLKEEDHGRMFPVTDSAKTILETFIQEIKKLGVQVRTNVKVKTIRVNEGAVRVVELDNGEQLQADAVILATGGKSYPKTGSTGDGYGIARVAGHTITPLFATEVPLTSSEEFIQKGELRALSLRNVALSVLNGKGKAVVTHQMDMIFTHFGISGPAVLRCSSFVHQVQEKENKKEVVMSLNALPDFSASELDAKLKGFVEEAPLKSIKNHLKGLLPERYVEFLLEKVGIDDQMAVSRLTEANWIAVKEGLTNFRFTVNGSLPIEKGFVTGGGVHLKEVNPKSLQSKLTQGLYFCGELLDIHGYTGGYNITAAFVTGYVAGMHAAFGD, encoded by the coding sequence ATGAAAGTTATTGTAATCGGTGGTGGAACGAGTGGATTAATGGCTTCAGTCAGTGCAGCGATGCATGGCGCTGAAGTGGTCTTATTGGAGAAAAACCCAACTTTAGGGAAAAAATTATTGCACACAGGAGGGACACGTTGTAATGTTACCAATCGACGTTCTCCTGAGGAAATCGTGAAACATATTCCGGGGAATGGACGCTTTTTATATAGTGCCTTTTCTCAATTTGACAATCAAGATATTATTCAATTTTTCGAATCGCGTGGAGTTCGTTTGAAGGAAGAAGATCATGGGCGCATGTTTCCTGTGACAGATTCTGCCAAGACGATTTTGGAGACCTTTATTCAGGAAATCAAGAAGCTAGGCGTGCAAGTGCGTACGAATGTGAAAGTGAAGACCATTCGTGTAAACGAGGGAGCCGTACGAGTGGTAGAACTTGATAATGGGGAACAACTGCAGGCCGATGCGGTGATTTTGGCGACCGGTGGGAAATCGTATCCGAAGACAGGTTCGACTGGAGATGGATATGGAATTGCCCGTGTTGCAGGCCATACGATTACGCCTCTTTTTGCGACAGAAGTTCCCTTGACAAGTAGCGAAGAATTTATTCAAAAAGGAGAGCTTCGTGCGCTATCCTTACGAAATGTTGCACTCAGTGTCCTCAATGGGAAAGGGAAAGCGGTTGTTACGCATCAGATGGATATGATTTTCACCCACTTTGGTATCAGCGGACCAGCAGTGTTACGTTGTTCAAGCTTTGTGCATCAGGTACAAGAAAAGGAAAATAAGAAAGAAGTCGTAATGAGTTTAAATGCATTACCAGACTTCAGTGCTTCAGAACTAGATGCGAAGTTGAAAGGTTTTGTGGAGGAAGCGCCTCTAAAATCGATTAAAAACCACCTGAAGGGGCTACTTCCTGAACGATATGTAGAATTTTTACTAGAAAAAGTCGGGATTGATGACCAAATGGCGGTAAGTCGCTTGACAGAGGCTAACTGGATTGCTGTCAAAGAAGGGCTGACGAATTTCCGTTTTACGGTGAATGGATCTCTCCCGATTGAGAAAGGCTTTGTAACTGGCGGAGGAGTGCATCTAAAAGAGGTGAATCCGAAAAGTTTGCAATCGAAATTAACACAAGGTTTGTATTTCTGTGGGGAACTGCTAGATATTCATGGTTATACAGGTGGATATAATATCACCGCTGCTTTTGTGACAGGTTATGTGGCGGGCATGCACGCAGCTTTTGGCGATTAA
- a CDS encoding DUF6110 family protein, protein MIKELVSLGKFAKKSGVFAGGVLFGSLGLKLLASKEAKHVYAKAVATSYKLKDGIDATVSTVKQHADDVLEEAKDLYAEEKNAQLVVETSEK, encoded by the coding sequence ATGATTAAAGAACTTGTAAGTTTAGGAAAATTTGCTAAAAAATCAGGTGTATTTGCGGGAGGAGTTTTATTTGGATCGTTAGGATTAAAACTATTAGCGAGCAAAGAAGCAAAACATGTATATGCTAAAGCAGTCGCTACTTCTTATAAATTAAAAGATGGTATTGACGCAACCGTTTCTACTGTAAAACAACATGCAGATGATGTCTTAGAAGAAGCAAAAGACTTATATGCTGAAGAAAAAAATGCACAATTAGTAGTAGAAACTAGTGAAAAATAA